GGTGAAAACCCATTTTtcaaatccatttttctttacatcaagatggcttcttcttccaaaggacattattttcttacttttcatggtAAGAAATATGATCCAACATTTGATTGGCATGAGGAGGATGGACTTCTACAAGACCCTAGGACCCATGCTCCATATTGTCATGTAGACAGCAAGGtgagtttttttctttggttcctATGCTGGGAAAAAATGTTGTTGCATGTTTCATTGAAAGTTTCATGGTGAGATATTGttatttggttgtttgaaatttggggCATTGCTTGATTGGTTGTGTTGGAAAATGTTGGCTTTGGAGCATTCTTgaagtattattttttaatcatggTGCAATTTGGACAATGTTGGTGGCTTATGGAATTTTGACAATGTAGGTAGATATTGATgttgttggatgaattttggtttggattttgggaGTGTTGGTATTATGAAAACTTTGTGGTAAGCTTATGTGAATGTGTTCATGATGGATATGGAAAAAAGTTTATTGGCATGTGTATgtgtaaactttgttttatggacATGACAAAATTTTATGGGTATGAAAAATTTTTGGACATGGAATAATTTTATGGGCATAagattttgaaaacttttgttGGGCATGTGATGTTGGTTCTTGGAAAATTTTATGATTATGATTTTGGCCATGTGGGAATTTACTTATGCATGAGTATGAGTTtgtggaattttttattttgaaaatgtgggAACTTTTTTTTGGCTATGGAAAAAATTTGGTAGTGGTGTATAGatatgtgaagaattttgattgtggtgaaattttggtggggcattgtttttttttttttttgtgatcttGTTCATGGAAATTGATGAGTTGAACTTTGTGTTGCAGAGCCTTAAGAGTCGAGGCAGTCTCCAAATGTAAAAAAGTGCATGGGCAATGTCGTCTCCTAACATCAAAAACATTATCAATGAAGTAGGCTTTGGCACATTCTTCGAAAATTTGTTGAATCATGAGACACATGAATATAAAGATCTTTAGTTACTTCTTGCCTTGGCAAAACGCTTCTGGGATACTACATGTACCTTCCACTTTCCTTGTATTGGGAAGGTAATGTTGACACCTTATGACTTCTCTGTTATCACCAGTCTAAGGTTGGGTGGTGAAAGAATTCTTGTCAATGATTCCTTTACTCCAGCTGAACTCAAGAAACTTCTAGGTGTAGTGCCTTCTAGATTGAGAAGTAACAAtatccctttgtcttggctatGTGAAAATATTCTTCATTGTGAGACTGCGGCAAAAGTTGCTCGTAtgttcatgcttctttttgTTGGAACTTTCTTGTGCCTGGATTTATGCAGTACTGTGAATCTGCACTACCTAGAAAGCTTGAAAAGAGTTTGACAGATCCGAAATTATGACTGGGGTAGCATGGCCTATGCTACTCTAATGCACTTCATGACCCAACTCTCTAGGCGGAGTCTTTCAAGTTTGGGTGGGGCTCCATTTGTATGGCAGGTGAggttttgaaaaacaaatttggcCATGTGTAAGCTTTTGGAAAATTATCTTGGCTTTGTGGTAATGGTGTTGTGGCAATTTTCAAGTTCTGATGTATGAGTACTTTGGAGTGGGTCATGAAACATGGGAGGAAGTTACTGGCATTTTTCTTAGATTTCTTCGTTGGTTGCCTTAGTATCGTTCGTAAGCGACCTCCAGGCATTCTTTGGAAATTTGGCGCTTGGTGATTGACAATTTGACTGCTAATGATGTGAGTCCTTCTTTTTcctcatctcttcttcttctttttttctaggATCCTTTGTGCTTGATTATGGTTTGGCTATTTCCTCATTCTGGGTTTCTTTGTGGTTTTTCGGATGTCTTTAGATCCTTAGGCTAGATGTGAGGGTTATGCAGAGTGTGAACGGGCTTTGAAGCAGTCAGGCATTGTTTGAATGTGGGCATAGAaggtattggtatcttggtgatCGGGTGTCAACCCAAGCTCATCATGTATATCCTCCTACAACAATTCCAGTTCCTCCTTGTCCCTCCATTCGGCTAGCTAACTTTCTAACTGATGAAGAGATTGCCCAGGCCTGTGTGGGCTTTGTTGTTCCAAGAACATCAGGatcttattttgaatttattaaaacttGTCTGCAAGGTTGCTTGGCTGGCCAAATTGTACTTCCTttcctttcaaaattcaaatcttcaTTTTGCAAATTCTTTCCATATTTCTACTTAGTGACGAAATTTGCATGTTTCATTTTCAACCTCCACCTTCtgaaggagaggaagagggagaCGATGAGGAAGAAATTCCTTCTCCTTATCATGCTGGTAGTTCTTCTAGTTCCTTTGCAGAGACTTATCCTCATTTTATGGCATGGCAATACGATGTGATGAATCCTGATGAAACGTATAGCTCCATGCCCTTGAATAGGCCAGAGCACATGCTAAATGTTTCTTACCTGATTCGGTGTGTTCTTGAATTTTCAATTCCTTGTCCTTATTTCTTCTTGGCTtattgaatggttcatgatcTGGTTAATTTGTGCTTCAATTAGATATGGATCTTGTGGAGGAAAGCATGCGCATGATTGGAGGCTTGCAATCGTTGACTCGCACTCAATCCTCCCAATATGTGCTCAATGATTCGAGCTACGTATGCCTTGTTACTCTCTGAGTATCTCTTGCTTGAATTGTGCCTAATGGTAGAACTAACACCTAATTCTGCTGACCTTTCAGGCACATAGAATGGAAGCTGCTAATGCCACCAGAgaaactttggaggaaaggATCAAGAGCCTTGAACTTGAAAATTGTCAATACGATCCTTGCTTTTTCTTGAGTCAAGAAGGAAATACTGAGGGTGGCTCCTCTAGGGGTGGATCAAGGAGATCCTTACGCAAGCGAACTCGGAGTCCCAATGATGTAtgacttgtatttttatttttcttgcaaaacaaaaggaagtGTTCCTTAGACAATTTTGCATTAATTTCCATGTTTAGCACTTTGTCATTGGCACCATCTTAGATATGAAGAAACTTTAACTAAGataagtttagaattcacctgATGAGGTCTTGTAGTATCAATTTAAACTAATCTTGATTAACTTTGTTGGAATCTGCACTTGCTTGAATGAGGTAGAGccaaatgcccctagtttataatgaatgcatgatttttgaaaatcttagtgatgaaaattttttatttagataaatGATGATGgcgctccttttttttttaaagataaatgaGCCATGGgtgaatgcccctagtttaaaaaAGAATGCATGAATTTTGGAAATCTCAATGATGATCTTTCTTTGAAAGTTGCATGAGGTATGGGCGAATGCCCTTAGTTTGGAATATAAATTCATGAGTCTTtgaaaaaacttgatttgatcaatttttgaaaTCAATGATGCAAGTGATAAGTTTTGAAAACAAGTGAGTTAGACACGTCAGAGTGTCTCAGTTTgactaaaaaatctttttgagtgTCAAacgatctaaaaaaaaagtccaagaaCGTGAAATTGCATGGAATTGCATTGGCGTACGATGGCGAGGCTGCGTGCCACTTAGCACATGAGGAGTGCTATTCGGCACTAGGCCACGTTATGACGCTCGCGCCATGGTGGGCCATCTCCTTACGATTTTCCAATGCATGTTTCATGTTTTCacgttttttgaaaaatatttacttcatttgtgatcatgaaacacTCTCCTAGTCAGTAACAAACTCTCTGAAACCTATTTCAAACCTGATTGGGAATTGATGTAGCTCATATAAATGAATCCTCCTGCGACAATTCTCTGGATAAAGGTTAGCAAAACACAATAACCACAAGCAAAAGTTATCCATGGCtagcaatcaaaatttttctcatcCAACAATTCATCATATCAACAGATGGGTTCGTAGCTTTGATTTCAGCACCAAAACCAATTTTACAGCCTTCAAACTAGAGGGAATTAAGGCTTTGAGgaatttcaagatcaagtggaACTTTCTTCATGCTACCGTGAAATTCTGGGATCTGGAAGATCATGTGTTTTGGTTTAACACTACTAAACTATGTCCGACAATTGAAGAGTTTTCTGCTATTCGGGGTTGTGATCCAAGCAGAAAATCTGTTGCAGTTTCATGTGTTTTGGTTTAACACTACACTACTTCCTACTTCCATTACTGATAGTATGATTGAAGGCCAAAAGGTGAATCTTCATGCAATTATCTCTCGACTGATTGACAAATGCACTTATGGAGTGACCGAAAATATGCAGAAAAACTTCGGTTTGGCCTTATGCTTCATGGGAAAACTTTTGCTTTACTCTGGGAGACATGGTTTTATGGATGCTCCAGCCATTAGTGTTGTAAGCCCAATTAGGGATGGTGACAATCCGATTTCTTTGATCTTGGCAGAAACTCTTCTAGGACTAGATGTCGTATTTCATGGTGGAGAAACTCGAAACTTCTTAGGGAGTCCTTTGACTTTGCAGATATGGCTGATGGAGCGACTGGATATGATTGCCAAGCCTACAACCGGTAATTATGGGCCTAGAAATTTTCTTAGTAGGGTTGTAATCAAAACTGAGTGCCACACTGAGAGTGATTGGGTGAAGTTTTTGAGCAAGAAATCCAGTACTTCAATTTAATGGGattgttattggtggaagtgCCCACCCCCTCTACTGCGGTCTCCAAGATCAGATCACATCTTCCTTGTTCGGTTGTGGAGGGCAACTTTCTACAAGGAAGATAGACTCTTGAGACAATTCAAATATGAACAAGGAGTGCCTGGtggcaaaagaagaagacatttCTCTTCTGTGGACACAAATCCTACTACTATAAAGAATATGCTATTAGGTTTAGAGATGGCTGACCAAGTGGACTAGTATTTTGTCAAGGTTCACTTTCGCAGGATGACTACGAAATACTCTAACTGGTTGATAGACAAGATTGTTGACAAAGAAGCTGAAAGGGTTGCTAGGAGAGAACAATTTCTCATAGACAACCAAGAAAGACTCGATGAAGACAACTATGAATTCAAAAGAAGAGATAAGGATGATGAAGCACCTAacacaaaagaaattaatgatcaaaaaaagaaaagattgaagACAAAGTgaccttcttattttttttggctttgagcatgtttatttaaaaattgatgtaataaaaaaaaaaactcttatttttaggaattatttagggTTTGCAGGTTAGGAGTTCTGTTTATGGTGTAGGCttttggggtttggttttttttttatttatatatatatggtttggCTTAAGGTTTAGGTATTTTTGTAATGACATAGTTTAGTGGAATGGTTGAATTTCTGGAAAATTTGGTTAATGGGCAAACGGTTGGTTTTGGAAAATTGTGACCGGACCAATGCATGGTTGCCTACTTACCTCCTTTGATAGAAGGATTAGGTCATCATgtagttcattgattttttttatttgccttaattttttcctaggctgcccttttgagttttcaacctagcaggcaCCCTctcgggttttcaacctaccctttttttttttgttactctaatttttgcctagaccgCCCTTTCAGGTTTTCAGCCTAGcgagctttttttcttttttgtcttttcttgtttttttgttcttttttttttgttgctctaatttttttctagaccgccctttcaggttttcagcttaatgagcttttttttttttgcttttttttttttgttctttttttatagCTTGGTTTGCAACTACCACTTCAGACATGGTACTTCTTCAATTGATCCATGTTGGTTGGCTCAGTGAAAGGGTTTGCATCTAAGTCCATCAAACTTACTACTCCTCCAAAGTATATCTGCTTGATAATGTATGAGCTTGCCCAATTTTGCTTGAATTTTCCATTTGCATCTTGAACCAAGGCTCGGATTTCTTTCAACACCAGATCTCCTAACTTCAAATCTctagttcttaatttcttatcaaaAGCTTTTCTAAGTCTCCTTTGGTATCCCTGAATGTGGTACAAGGCTTTAGTCTTTTCTCATCCAACATACATAACTGGTTATATCTACTTTGCAACCAATCTGCTTCAGGGATTTCACTTTCCAGTGCTGTCCTCAGTGATCGGACACCCATTTCAATGGGAAGGACCGCTTCCATCCCATACACCAATGAATAAGGGGTGGCTCCTGTGGAAGATCGGATTGGTGTTTTGTACCCCAGAGTGCATAGGGTAGTTGCAGGTGCCAATCCTTGTAGTTCTTTGTGCTTTTCTTCAGAATTCGgcctatatttttattagtagCCTCAACTACTCCATTAGTCTGAGGAAGATAAGGTGAAGATTTATGGTGTTGAATGTTGAATTGTCGCAGTAGCTTCTCTGTTTCTCCTTTAAAATGTAACCCAATGTCAGAGATGATCTCATGTGGTACCCCATATCTGCAGATGATGTTGGTCTGAATGAATTGAGCAACTTTCTTTGAATTCAGAACTTTGTAGGAagcagcttctacccatttagtgaaatagtctatAGCAACGAGTATGAATTTGTGGCCAATGGATGCAGTTGGATGAATCTTTCCTATAATGTCTATCCCCCATGTAGAGAATGGCCAAAGTAATGTCATAGTATGCAGTGGCGTGGGTGGCATGTGTTTCAGATCTCTATGGACTTGGCATTGATGACATTTTCGAACATGAGCCGCACAATCGGCTTCCGTAGTGGTTTAGTAGTAGCCTTGTCTCATTATCTTCCTTGATAACATGTGTGTATTCATATGTGGCCCATGACTTGATTCATGAGCTTCTTCAATTATTTGTTGTGCCTCCTTAGTGGTTACACAAAGGAGATGAATTTCATTGTATGATCTTCTGTAGAGTCTTTCACCataaataatgtaattagtGGACAACCTTCGGATGGTTAATTGGTCCTTCTTGTCTGCAGATGGTGGGTATGTCCTGTCCTTAAGGTACTGTAGAATGTCTGAATACCATTCACCTTCCCCATTCTTTCCCTTATCTTCTTCTATTGTCATGTAGTAGGCTGGTTCTTCTTTCTGTTCCAACACTATTGGTCtgtcttcatcttcttttggccCATCCATCATTGATGCCATGGTTGCTAGAGCATTTGCAATTTGATTCTGCATCCTTGGCACATACTGGTATTGGATCTTGTTGAATTTTGATACCCTTTTCtgaagacattcatgataaggcaCAAGCCTTTCTTCGTTGATCTTCCCTTTTATTCTGAATCTAAGAGATTATTAAAGCTGAGTCTCCATATTCCTCCAACTCCTTCACTCCTAGGCCTAAGGCTGCTTGTAGACCCATAATGCAAGCTTCATATTCTGTGGCATTGTTGGTGGCAGGAAAGTTATGTCTGCCAAAAAATGGAATGTGTGTCCCTTTTGGTGAAATTAAGAGAACACCAATTCCACTTCAATTTTGATTTGTTGTtccatcaaaatacatcttccatgattctACCTTAATCCCCATGGTGTCTTCATCATGGAAAGTCCCCTTAGAtttcttcagcttcttctgGTGAACAATGGGCTAAATGATCGGCAATTGCTCTCCCTTTCACAAATTTCTGAGTCACatacttgatatcaaattcTGACAAAAGCAAGACCCATTTAGCAGTATTCCCATCTTGCACGGGTTTTTCCATTAAGTACTTCAATGGATCCATCCTTGCAATCAACAAAACCTTGTAAGCAAGCATATAATGTCTAAGTTTGCGGGTTGCCCAAACAAGTGCTACTCATGTCTTCTCCAAGGGAGAGTGCTTTTCTTCATAAGGCAACATATTCTTGCTGATGTAGTAAATTGCATTCTCCTTTCTAGCCTCCTATAAGTATTAAGCAAGTAGAGCCCCCATTGTTGTATCTATAGTGGTGAGATACAACAATAACGGCTTTTCAAGTATTGGTGGTTTCATCAGATAACTCTTGATCTTCTCAAACGCTTCTTGACATTGTTCATTCCACATTGTAGGGACTTCCTTCTTAAGCAATCTGAAAATTGGTTCACATGTCATGGTGAGCTGGGCTATGAACCTGCTTATGTACTGTATCCTCCCTAGAAATCCTCGGATCTCCTTTTCAGTTCTTGGAGGTTTCATCTCCacaattaatttgattttgtcaggatcaacttctattcctctttggcttaccataaaccctaacaaTTTTTCGAATGTCACTCGAAAAGTGCATTTCTTGGGATTCAATCATAACTTGTAGTACTTGATTCTTTCAAAAACCTTCCTCAAAGCTAATATGTGCCATTCATTGTCTTTGGACTTCAttatcatgtcatcaacataaacttctCCTTCTTTGTGGATTAAATCATGCAATAAAGTAGTGGCTGCACGTTGGTAGGTAGCACCAGTAGTATGTCCCTCATGGAGTAATAAAGGAGATTTTTTCCATATCTTCTGGAGtcatcttgatttggttgtacCCTAAAAATTCGTCCATAAACGATAGCAGAGTAGGACCTGCTGTGTTGTCAACTAGGACGTCAATGTGAGGCAGAGGGAAATCATCTTTCGGGCTGGCCTTGTTCAGATCTCGACAATATACACACATCCTGACCTTTCCATCTTTCTATGGTATCGgaaccacattagctaaccacTCTAGATAGTTGACCACTCTTAGGAATCCAGCATTGTACTATTTCTacacttcttccttgatcttgaGGGTCCACTCTGGCTTcattcttctcaaattttgctTGACTGGCTTCATGGTTGGATCTGTTGGAATGCAATGCTATACTATATTTGTATCAATCCCAGGCATGTCTTCCTTTGACTAGGTAAAGACCTCCTTGAAGTCTGTCAGTAGTGCCACTAATGCATCTTTCTCTAAAGTGGTTAGGGTATTGCCCACTTGGATTATTTTGAGCTTATCCTCAGTTCCCAGGTTAATAGGTagggtttcttcttttattggtTCTAGGTATCcatgttttaattccttattattaagagtttctttaccaatttcagaaataaaaacattcaaagccaaCCAATAAACAGAATCagaaatcatattaaaaggaaaagagttctcAACAGACCCAATAGACTCACTAGACTCAACTAAAGTAGACTCAATCGGAAAACTATCACAAACAGATTTAACCGGAATAGAAATACTAGCATAAACAGACTTAATAGGAATAAAAACAATGTTCTTGGCAGGGGTGACTGGCTTAGcggtcttgatcttcttggcaaAGGTGACTGAATTAACGGTCTTGATCTTCCTCATAGAGTCCTCCACGGGGTGGGTGGCTCCCTCCCATGTCTGGTTCTTCAACTTAGTCGTGGCTTCCACAATTGCAAGTGGCTCCCATAAGCTCTTTCTTCCCTCAACATCAGTACTGCCGGATCTATATCCATATAATCTGTAGCTTCTTCTTCAATCTCCATGTCTGCAGGCTTGTCGGTCACAAAAGCATCCAAGCGCTTTATGCTATCCATCCATTCGTCAAACAGGTCGTCCTTGCCTCTATTGCCCAAGTCAGTGGGTTGAGTGAAATGCTTTGGCTCGCCTCCTTCTTCCCTTTCATTACTACGTTTAGCATTCTCAGGTGTCATGATCTGAGACTGTGGACCATCAGCTTTTGGTCTAGAGCAACCAACCTAGCATCTATGTCATCCTCTTCTTCAGTAGTGGGTGAACTTGGTTCTGAATCATAATTCGACCCCAATTCTAGAACTTCTCTTCCATGCTTGTCATACCTTGGGCCAAACCTTGAGCTAACATTAGTGATATCACTCCAATCTGAAAGGTGCCCATAGGGATATTCTTTGTCGTACATTTGATTGGCTTGTGCATTCTCTTCTCTTGCATTCTCTAATACGTTCACCAGTATATATTGATCACCATCAGTATCACTCCACCTGTTAGCTTTGGTGTCATCTTTAATGGCTTGATCATAATAGTCCGCATCACTATCACATTCCTCATAGAATAGGTctacatcttcatcttctctatCACTAGGGAGTTCACCCCAATCATCACCACTATACGGGCTATCATAACTTCTGCTGCTGTTATCATCACTTTTGGTGCTgctgtcatcatcatcatgtccACTATCATTGCTGCTGCTgtcactactactatcactctTGTCATcactttcatcttcatcatcactaagggctGCTCCCCTTCCTCATCTTCGTTATGGGTTCTTAGTTCATATGGGCTCTTCAATGCATGCTGACTAGCCTCTCAATACTCTTCATCTTCGATGTTGTAAATATGATCTCCAAGAAGTGTAGTCATGGCATCAGGATCCATGTAATCAGCCCAGTCATTAGGAATCCAAGTGGTGTCTTCTTTCTTTAACTTTGGAACCTTGTTGTGGCAATCAAGTAGTATCTCGAACCCAGGTACCACTTTCTTTGTCCTAGGATCAAATCTCAGTTTGGGGTGTGTAGAGATTTTACAAACTTTCCATTCAACGTAGGTGTGTAGGGCTTTATAGGTTCTAGAGGACAAGGGAGTCCTtttgctttggctttggctCGGTCCATCTTTCTTACTTCCATCTCTAGCGAATCATCATCAATGGGCTTGTAGCCTAGACCAAAAGGTGGTGTGGCAGTAAGGATTGTCGAGTCCGGAACAGTTGGCTTCTTTATAGTCCTCCCCAAATTCATCCTCGGAAAGTAGTTCATTCTCCTCATGATTGCTACCACATTGTTGTTACCATAAGGAGCAAAGTCCATTAGGATCTTCTCAacttctccttctctcttctTAAAAACAGGCCTTTCAATCACGAAGCCATCCAAGGTCAATGGCTCTTTCTCATAATCAATACCGTAAATAGGCTTAGGCATAGTTAGAGTATCCCCATAGATGGTCACAATAGCTCCTTCATGTGGAAACCAAACCTTTTGATATAGGGAAGAAGGTACGACCTCTGTGTCATAAATCTAGGGTCGCCTAAGGAGCATATTGAAACATGAGACTATGTTAAGGACCTGAAAATCCACCTTCTTAACCATTGGTCCTATAGTAAGCTCTAATGTTATGGCCCCCAAGACCTCTCTTCTACAGTTGTTATATGCCCTCACATGTTGGTTAGTAAGCATAGAGTCTTCAATACTGAGGCCCAGGCAGCTTGCAGTCTTTAAAGGACACACATTAAAAGCACTTCTGTCATCTATCAAAACCATCGGTATCCTCATCCCCATGGAATCTAAAGTGATATGCAAAGGGTCATTGTGGTGCTTCCCCTTCTTAGTCAAATCCTTGTCAGAATAGGAGATGGTGAGTTCCCTATTTATGGACCCAATCATAGCATTCAAATCCTGGGAGGTTGTGGCTGTAAGGACTTGTATTTGGTTGAACAGGTCTACTAGGTTTTGACGGTATTTGTATGAGGCCATAAGTAAATCCCATAAGGATATGTTAGCTTGTGTATTTTGTAGTTGCTTGAGGACTTCATCTTCCTCAATAGGTGTCTGTTGGGTAGATGTATTCAAGGCTTCCACATTGTTGTCGGTCTCCAAATGtaggggtttgaagtgtctcccccctcccccccccccccccgttTATGGATGTTTAATTATTCATTTGGAGTTTGAAGTGTTTCAACCCATTTATGGGTGTTTGGTTATttatttggggtttgaagtgtctccccccatttgtgggtgtttggtAATCCTGAAGTTCTGATCCTTCATTCCATATGTGTTAAACTAAGACCCTTGAAATCAAAGTGAAACAAGATATCAGACTGGAAACTAGAAGGTTTGGAACCCTAACAACGATACTCAAAGGGTCAGGTCAACTCACTGCTTCTATCGCCTCTCCATACCCAAGCCCATAAAGCAAGCCATCTCTCCATCAAGGAGAAGCCGGCCGGGTCAATGCTAGGATCGATCTTTTCCCCGAATACACCAAGAATCTTGATTTGCTTATTAGTTTTAGGATCTCCACGGTTCCTGTGGTAGTGGTAGATTTCCTATCCATTAATTCTTCTCATGTCATCATGAAGCATTCGGGTAGGCATAGATCAAGTCGGATGGATCTTCCTTATTTTCCTCTTCGGTCATCAAGCAATTAATCCTTGGTCCTTTTCCAAAATTGTGATTGGGCAAGGGATTATTAGTGATGGTAGGCCTTGTAGGCAGCACAATCACTTTGTTGTCTATTAGGTCTTGAATTGCATGACGAAGGGCAAAACAACGGTCAGTATCATGACCAGGGCCTTGGTGGTAAACACATCTTTTACTAACATCAAACTTTGAAGGCAAGGGATTTGGAATTGGTCTTGGGTATAAGGGTTTCAGCAACCCTTTGGCTTTCAGTTTGTCATACACTTGACTTATGGGCATATACAACTCATGAAATTCTCTCCTAGGTCTAGGCCCTTGTGGTACTTGCACAGGTTAAATGGGTGCAATCAATTGATAAGGATCGTTTTCATGGATGTTGGAAATTTCTGCAGACTTAGATCCTACATTTTATATAAACCTTGGTGGGTCATCAGTTTTTATGGTTCCATTATTTAAAGCATCCTTAATTTGGGTTCTAGCAGCAATTAGAGCTTTAAAATTAGGAAAGTATTGAGcaaacaaatatttatgataCACAGGTAACAAATTCTTTACAACCATAGCTAATTGTTCTTCCTCACTCAGCCTATTTATCATCTGTGAGGCCTTAGCTCTCCACTTGGTGATGAAAGTGGAGAAGGATTCCTTCGGCTCTTGCTTGGTAGTCTCAAGAATTCTTCTTGTGATGTCCACTTCCATATTGTACTTGTATTGCTTGTGAAACTCTCAGTAGATGTCCTCCCAACTTCTTGCCCTCGCATCATCTAGGTTAAGGAACCACCTAAGAGCAGCTCCAAACAGTGTGCTTTGGAACATTTGAGCAAGTACTTCCTCAATTAGGCCTATGGGCTGCATAACCCTCATATACATCTTTAGATGGGATTTTGGGTAGCCGGTCCCATCAAACTGGTCCAGGGTgggcatcttgaacttgggtGGCAATCTTGCATTAAGGAATAATGAGAGAGAATCGTAGTCCATAAGGTCCTCCATCTTACAGGCTCTTCTAATCATCTCCTCCATTTTATTCATCCTCCTGTTGATCTTCTTCTCACTCTCTACGGCTGGTGGATCATGATCAGCCTTGTCTTCCTCTTGATTACTCTTCAAATTCTGCAACTGTTGCATCATACGGTTCACGTCTTCCCTCAGCTGAATCTAGTTAGCTACCATAGTGTTGTGTAGCTCTTGGGTGTCCATGGGTTCCTCTGGGTTTAGGTGTTCTCATTCCTCTGCCATAGTGTGGGAAGCTTCAAACTTCTGGTGGCATGAACTACCTTAGAGGTCGAAGATGGGGTTGTGATGTTGCAGCAGTGGAGTTTCTTCTATGCTTGATGGCTTCAGTATGGTGATGGGAGTGACGGGCTTAGAACTGGAGCTACTGGCTTGAGTGTCGGACTTAGGTTCATTGTGTAGCCTTCCTTCAAATCATGGCCAAATTCTCCCCTAATGACAGGCTTGGTCGGGTTAATCAAAGCTAAGACCCCATCCACATCCAccaatca
The sequence above is drawn from the Castanea sativa cultivar Marrone di Chiusa Pesio chromosome 5, ASM4071231v1 genome and encodes:
- the LOC142635147 gene encoding uncharacterized protein LOC142635147 produces the protein MTLLWPFSTWGIDIIGKIHPTASIGHKFILVAIDYFTKWVEAASYKVLNSKKVAQFIQTNIICRYGVPHEIISDIGLHFKGETEKLLRQFNIQHHKSSPYLPQTNGVVEATNKNIGRILKKSTKNYKDWHLQLPYALWGTKHQSDLPQEPPLIHWCMGWKRSFPLKWVSDH